A genomic region of Drosophila kikkawai strain 14028-0561.14 chromosome X, DkikHiC1v2, whole genome shotgun sequence contains the following coding sequences:
- the LOC108083436 gene encoding uncharacterized protein: MSSGATGCKRVHSIEVEQPLEAERVQHGLLLVKGRLLPKCSAARQLRATLDRSLEQLTQLSAGGEFKLLFDLERAAQGNPTTETACHLELRSCSAVHQISFIYTPRSSSYRVQPLYLLCSDEDKAEEQLREVHSLIDLNLRLVQCIYAHKLLAAGFPNRTFTLNGGCCSFRSQLTQEQALAKSEDELWQHFAGEIIACPQWGHQIRLKFVAFVGCTRYDGAGVAASGDSSYASIRRHLSGHAALGGGGLALFGSAHFYAWPRSFSEIGDCVRSTERVDVSRLPDESNYRRTYGGVYASTLGAVCHELGHCFDLGHTSEGVMGQGFDYLNRVLTVDQPTEHLPQRIVEAVGGGAKRAAAGGGGGGGGGGGSSAAGRLGAAAAGNEGPPANRPRFTKLKLQASNQLLDNYHNQRRHDSFYFARNCAVILAGHRWLNLDLEETSSAYIEPADIQISWPTKEIVSSRPLRLVELRCNRNSLVAHYEEFEGDSVNRFQLPASLWHLLAEQRTHYVFVLTTSGDTKRLSCDSLQ, translated from the coding sequence ATGAGCAGCGGCGCCACCGGCTGCAAGCGCGTGCACAGCATCGAAGTTGAGCAGCCGCTGGAGGCGGAGCGCGTGCAGCACGGCCTGCTTTTAGTCAAAGGGCGTCTGCTGCCCAAGTGCTCGGCGGCGCGCCAATTGAGGGCCACCCTTGACAGGTCACTGGAACAGCTGACCCAGCTCTCGGCCGGCGGCGAATTTAAGCTGCTGTTTGACTTGGAGCGTGCCGCCCAAGGGAATCCAACAACGGAGACTGCCTGCCACTTGGAACTGCGCTCCTGCAGCGCCGTTCACCAGATTAGCTTCATCTACACGCCCCGTAGCAGCTCCTACAGAGTGCAACCGTTGTACCTGCTGTGCAGCGACGAGGATAAGGCCGAGGAACAGCTGCGAGAGGTGCATTCTCTCATCGATCTCAATTTGCGTCTGGTGCAGTGCATCTACGCACACAaactgctggctgctggctttcCCAATCGCACATTCACCCTGaacggcggctgctgctccttccgCAGCCAGCTGACCCAGGAACAGGCACTGGCCAAGAGCGAGGACGAGCTGTGGCAGCATTTCGCGGGCGAGATTATCGCCTGCCCTCAGTGGGGCCACCAGATTAGGCTAAAGTTTGTGGCCTTCGTCGGCTGCACGCGGTACGACGGGGCCGGTGTGGCCGCCAGTGGTGACTCCTCCTACGCCAGCATCCGGCGGCATCTAAGCGGACACGCAGcgctcggcggcggcggactTGCGCTGTTTGGTAGTGCCCACTTTTACGCCTGGCCGCGCAGCTTCTCGGAGATTGGCGACTGTGTACGCAGCACAGAGCGGGTGGACGTGTCCCGGCTGCCGGACGAGAGTAACTATAGGCGAACGTACGGCGGTGTGTATGCCAGCACCTTGGGTGCCGTGTGCCACGAGTTGGGCCACTGCTTCGATCTCGGGCACACCTCCGAGGGTGTAATGGGTCAGGGATTCGACTACCTAAACCGAGTCTTGACCGTAGATCAGCCTACAGAGCATCTGCCGCAACGAATCGTAGAGGCAGTGGGCGGCGGGGCAAagagagctgctgctggtggtggcggcggcggtggtggtggtggtggttccAGTGCTGCAGGAAGATTGGGAGCTGCAGCTGCCGGCAACGAGGGACCCCCGGCCAACCGGCCGCGTTTTACCAAACTAAAGCTACAGGCGAGCAACCAACTCCTGGACAATTATCACAATCAAAGGCGACACGACAGCTTCTATTTCGCACGAAACTGTGCTGTGATCTTGGCCGGCCATCGCTGGCTCAATCTGGACCTGGAGGAGACCTCGTCGGCGTACATTGAGCCCGCTGACATTCAGATAAGCTGGCCCACCAAGGAGATCGTGTCCAGCCGACCCCTACGTCTGGTCGAACTGCGCTGCAACCGCAACAGTTTGGTGGCTCACTACGAGGAGTTTGAAGGGGACTCCGTGAATCGATTCCAGCTGCCAGCATCCCTGTGGCATCTCCTGGCAGAGCAGCGCACGCATTACGTATTTGTGCTGACCACTAGCGGGGATACCAAGCGACTTTCCTGTGATTCCTTACAATAA
- the RpS6 gene encoding small ribosomal subunit protein eS6, whose amino-acid sequence MKLNVSFPATGCQKLFEVVDEHKLRVFYEKRMGQVVEADILGDEWKGYQLRIAGGNDKQGFPMKQGVLTHGRVRLLLKKGHSCYRPRRTGERKRKSVRGCIVDANMSVLALVVIKKGEQDIAGLTDTTIPRRLGPKRASKIRKLYNLSKEDDVRRFVVRRPLPAKDNKKATSKAPKIQRLITPVVLQRKHRRIALKKKRQTASKEAAADYAKLLVQRKKESKAKREEAKRRRSASIRESKSSISSDKK is encoded by the exons ATGAAG CTCAACGTTTCCTTTCCCGCGACGGGATGCCAGAAGTTGTTCGAAGTTGTGGACGAGCACAAGCTGCGTGTGTTCTACGAGAAGCGTATGGGCCAGGTTGTGGAGGCCGACATCCTTGGAGATGAGTGGAAGGGCTATCAGCTGCGTATTGCCGGTGGCAACGACAAGCAGGGCTTCCCCATGAAGCAGGGTGTGCTGACCCACG GTCGTGTGCGTCTGCTGCTGAAGAAGGGACACTCTTGCTACCGCCCACGCCGTACCGGCGAGCGTAAGCGGAAGTCTGTGCGTGGCTGCATCGTCGATGCCAACATGTCTGTGCTGGCTCTCGTGGTGATCAAGAAGGGTGAGCAGGACATTGCCGGTCTCACCGACACCACCATCCCACGTCGCCTGGGACCCAAGCGTGCCAGCAAGATCCGCAAGCTGTACAACCTGAGCAAGGAAGATGATGTCCGTCGCTTTGTGGTTCGTCGCCCCCTGCCCGCTAAGGACAACAAGAAGGCCACCTCCAAGGCCCCCAAGATCCAGCGCCTGATCACCCCCGTTGTGCTGCAGCGCAAGCACCGTCGCATTGCCCTGAAGAAGAAGCGCCAGACGGCCTCCAAGGAGGCTGCCGCCGACTATGCCAAGCTGTTGGTGCAGCGCAAGAAGGAGTCGAAGGCCAAGCGCGAGGAGGCCAAGCGTCGTCGCTCAGCCTCCATCCGCGAGTCCAAGAGCTCCATCTCTAGTGACAAGAAGTAA
- the LOC121502131 gene encoding uncharacterized protein, translating to MDSAPLNAEKPVDAGIEAETEAATCNDLETEKNTSAGDEVIPKILDLSKEQEDADKPLDDGIEAVATYSTDPESEKEQEPKKMKKNKRNKKKKSHHHDDDKAERKAAKKKKKQLDAGIQEEVEVTCSTLGATDPETEKEALEDDKASRKRSGTIEIEEDPKKKKIEEIKTQDEADAAPSQGEGGTSEEVKFNVPKSPLGTPKAIKGTASAKAKLSPF from the coding sequence ATGGATTCTGCTCCATTAAACGCTGAGAAGCCAGTAGACGCCGGCATCGAGGCAGAGACAGAGGCTGCTACCTGCAATGATCtagaaactgaaaaaaatactTCTGCGGGTGACGAGGTTATCCCCAAGATATTGGACTTGTCCAAGGAGCAGGAGGACGCCGATAAGCCACTAGACGATGGCATCGAGGCAGTGGCTACTTACTCCACTGACCCGGAATCTGAAAAAGAGCAAGAACCAAAGAAAATGAAGaagaataaaagaaataagaagaagaaaagcCACCACCACGATGACGATAAAGCAGAACGCAAGGCagccaagaagaagaagaagcaacTGGATGCCGGCATCCAGGAAGAGGTAGAAGTTACCTGCTCCACTCTAGGTGCCACTGACCCGGAAACTGAAAAAGAGGCTCTAGAGGATGACAAGGCTTCCCGCAAGCGTTCCGGCACTATCGAAATCGAGGAggatccaaaaaaaaagaaaatagaagAGATTAAGACCCAGGACGAGGCTGATGCAGCTCCATCCCAAGGCGAAGGAGGAACATCCGAGGAGGTGAAGTTTAACGTTCCCAAATCGCCCCTAGGGACCCCAAAGGCTATTAAGGGCACTGCATCTGCCAAGGCCAAACTATCCCCGTTCTAA
- the dpr14 gene encoding zwei Ig domain protein zig-8, with protein MRSRLFWILAIIYSSLHHIGSGSTSTTLKRPRAGDPFDTFPKNFWQEFSSPFTDTPEDEELEVTETTTHEPFPFFADPYTTLNISTQLSSSVYLHCRVNDLQGKTVSWMRRRGEDLTLITFGQHTYSGDSRYSLEFEEPNDWKLLIQFANERDEGPYECQVSSHPPLVLLVYLTIIVPHVEILDERGSATPEKYYKAGSTIELQCVISKIPHPSSYITWRHGLRLLNYDTSRGGISVKTDMLPGRALSRLYIANANRQDTGNYTCMLGNEITETVVVHVLNGEEPAAMQHANGSRNKVGASSTTMVVLFLVYVCLSGTGLELVLGLESPGGGLWR; from the exons ATGAGATCGCGGCTGTTTTGGATACTGGCAATTATATACTCCTCGCTCCATCACATCGGATCGGGCTCCACGTCGACCACAT TGAAAAGACCGCGAGCTGGCGACCCCTTCGACACGTTCCCCAAGAACTTCTGGCAGGAGTTCTCATCGCCGTTCACCGACACGCCCGAGGATGAGGAGCTGGAGGTCACCGAGACGACCACACACGAGCCGTTCCCCTTCTTTGCGGACCCATACACCACGCTGAACATCAGCACCCAGCTGTCATCCAGCGTGTATTTGCATTGTCGAGTTAACGATCTCCAAGGCAAGACGGTGTCGTGGATGCGTCGACGCGGCGAGGATCTAACACTGATCACCTTTGGCCAGCACACTTACAGTGGGGATTCACGCTACTCTCTGGAGTTCGAGGAGCCCAACGACTGGAAGCTGCTCATTCAGTTTGCCAATGAGCGCGATGAGGGTCCCTACGAGTGTCAGGTGTCATCGCATCCGCCGCTCGTCCTGCTCGTCTACCTAACGATAATTG TTCCTCACGTGGAGATCCTCGACGAGCGGGGCTCGGCCACGCCGGAGAAGTACTACAAGGCTGGCAGCACCATTGAGCTGCAGTGCGTCATTTCCAAGATTCCGCATCCCTCCTCCTACATCACCTGGCGGCACGGGCTGCGTCTGCTTAACTACGATACCAGCAGGGGTGGAATCAG TGTCAAGACGGACATGCTGCCAGGACGAGCGCTGAGTCGCTTGTATATCGCCAATGCCAATCGCCAGGACACCGGCAACTACACCTGCATGCTGGGCAACGAGATCACGGAGACGGTCGTGGTCCATGTGCTAAACG GTGAGGAGCCCGCTGCCATGCAGCATGCCAATGGTAGCCGCAACAAGGTTGGCGCCTCCTCCACCACAATGGTTGTGTTATTTCTAGTGTACGTGTGCTTGTCCGGAACAGGACTGGAATTGGTATTGGGATTGGAATCGCCTGGTGGTGGATTGTGGCGATGA
- the spidey gene encoding very-long-chain 3-oxoacyl-CoA reductase yields the protein MEENNSRTLCLLGGLAIGIVGFQVFRKVLPWIYANVVGPKVFGSSVNLAKMGEWAVVTGSTDGIGKAYAKELARRGLKLVLISRSLDKLNAVAKEISDKYGVEVRVIDVDFTGGADIYDKIRDKTNSLDIGVLVNNVGISYSHPEYFLDCYKADPQFLRNIVSANIHSVTHMTALFLPAMVAKGRGVIINLSSTAGVIPNPLLSVYSSTKAFVNKFSDDLQTEYKNQGILIQSVQPGFVATNMSKIRKATIFAPSPETYVRSALSTLGIAGQTAGYLPHALLQLVIHFTEAVFGEQFARNVVLKNILGTRKRALRRLTKEQ from the exons ATGGAGGAGAACAACTCCCGTACGCTGTGCCTGCTCGGCGGCTTGGCCATCGGCATAGTGGGCTTCCAGGTGTTCCGCAAGGTCCTGCCCTGGATTTATGCGAATGTGGTGGGACCCAAAGTGTTTGGATCCTCAGTGAATCTAGCCAAGATGGGCGAGTGGGCGG TTGTCACCGGATCCACCGATGGAATTGGCAAGGCCTACGCCAAGGAG CTGGCTCGCCGGGGCCTGAAACTGGTGCTGATCAGTAGATCACTGGATAAGCTGAATGCGGTGGCCAAGGAAATAA GCGACAAATATGGCGTGGAGGTGCGTGTGATCGACGTGGACTTCACCGGCGGTGCCGATATCTACGACAAGATCCGCGATAAGACCAACAGCCTGGATATCGGTGTGCTGGTCAACAATGTGGGCATCAGCTACAGCCATCCCGAGTACTTCCTCGATTGCTACAAAGCCGATCCGCAGTTCTTGCGCAACATTGTCTCGGCCAATATTCATTCGGTTACGCACATGACCGCCCTTTTCCTCCCCGCCATGGTCGCCAAGGGTCGCGGCGTGATCATCAACCTCTCCTCCACCGCTGGCGTCATTCCCAATCCCCTGCTGAGCGTGTACAGTTCCACAAAG GCCTTTGTGAACAAGTTCAGCGACGATCTGCAAACGGAGTACAAGAATCAGGGCATACTCATACAGAGCGTGCAGCCGGGCTTTGTGGCCACCAATATGTCAAAGATCCGCAAGGCCACCATCTTTGCCCCCTCACCGGAGACGTATGTGCGCTCCGCCCTGTCCACTTTGGGTATTGCCGGCCAGACGGCTGGCTACCTGCCCCATGCCCTTCTTCAGCTGGTGATTCACTTTACGGAGGCGGTGTTCGGAGAGCAGTTTGCCCGGAATGTGGTGCTCAAGAATATACTGGGCACCCGGAAGCGGGCACTGCGTCGCCTGACCAAGGAACAGTAG
- the bys gene encoding bystin, whose protein sequence is MGKPKKANVATIKTVNLEKQITEGKVAKAKTKDKVKLRAEESPNLDARSSQNILAAAKRQQLELDEENFPSLVTVKKVNFNLGDGMAKEEDEEVTETDFMADLDMDAEDMAAFERFQQPAKEGKRTLHLSQMIMQKIQEKEADIHTKISDEGSLKIEEIDPKVKEMYEGVRNVLKRYRSGKIPKAFKIIPKLRNWEQILFITEPHNWSAAAMFQGTRIFCSVLSQAMAQRFYNLVLLPRIRDDLCEYKKLNMHLYNALKRALFKPAAFMKGIILPLLEAGDCTLREAIIFGSVVARSSIPVLHSSACLLKICEMNYSGANSIFIRYFLDKRYALPYRVVDAAVFHFLRFENDKRELPVLWHQSLLTFAQRYKNDISSEQRDALLQLLKKKSHFKITADVRRELQAASCRDVEMMETDNGLAGQPAKMYTDADVEYNG, encoded by the exons ATGGGCAAGCCGAAGAAGGCCAATGTGGCCACGATCAAGACCGTGAACCTGGAGAAGCAGATCACCGAGGGCAAGGTGGCCAAGGCGAAGACCAAGGATAAGGTCAAGCTGCGGGCTGAGGAGTCACCG AATCTCGATGCCAGGAGCAGCCAGAACATTCTGGCCGCGGCCAAGCGGCAGCAGTTGGAGCTGGACGAGGAGAACTTTCCCAGTTTGGTGACCGTCAAGAAAGTCAACTTTAATTTGG GCGATGGCATGGccaaggaggaggatgaggaggtcACCGAAACGGACTTCATGGCCGACCTGGACATGGATGCTGAGGACATGGCCGCCTTTGAGCGTTTCCAGCAGCCGGCAAAGGAGGGCAAGCGCACGTTGCATCTCTCCCAGATGATCATGCAGAAGATCCAGGAGAAGGAGGCCGACATACACACGAAGATCTCCGACGAGGGGTCGCTTAAGATCGAGGAGATTGATCCCAAGGTGAAGGAGATGTACGAGGGCGTTCGTAATGTGCTAAAGCGCTATCGCAGCGGCAAGATACCGAAGGCCTTCAAGATCATACCGAAGCTGCGCAACTGGGAGCAGATCCTATTCATTACCGAGCCGCACAACTGGAGCGCCGCCGCCATGTTCCAGGGCACGCGAATCTTCTGCTCGGTGCTGTCGCAAGCGATGGCCCAGCGGTTTTACAacctggtgctgctgccgcgCATTCGCGACGATCTCTGCGAGTACAAGAAGCTCAACATGCATCTGTACAATGCCCTGAAGCGGGCTCTCTTCAAGCCGGCTGCCTTCATGAAGGGCATCATCCTGCCGCTGCTAGAGGCCGGCGATTGTACGCTGCGCGAGGCCATTATCTTTGGCAGCGTGGTGGCGCGCAGCTCTATACCCGTGCTGCATTCGTCCGCCTGCCTGCTGAAGATCTGCGAGATGAACTATTCGGGTGCCAACTCGATCTTTATCCGTTACTTCCTGGACAAGCGCTATGCCCTGCCGTATCGCGTTGTCGACGCGGCCGTCTTTCACTTCCTCAG ATTCGAAAACGACAAGCGGGAGCTGCCGGTGCTATGGCACCAGAGTCTGCTCACCTTTGCCCAGCGCTACAAGAACGACATATCCTCCGAACAGAGGGATgccctcctccagctcctaaA GAAGAAGTCCCACTTCAAGATTACCGCCGATGTGAGGAGAGAGCTGCAGGCGGCCAGCTGCCGCGATGTGGAGATGATGGAGACGGATAATGGACTGGCCGGGCAGCCGGCCAAGATGTACACAGATGCTGACGTGGAGTACAATGGCTAA
- the p115 gene encoding general vesicular transport factor p115 codes for MEFLKSGIKTVLGGTEPGQQPSAAETVEKLVDRVYSSTLLEDRRDACRALKALSRKYRIEVGAQGMPPLVQVLQNDGQDAEIISYALDTLCNVVTSEEFDEEADNPTVSVNVGEQFTEMFIKTPEHVTLVMGYLDEYDFRVRRAAIQLITSLISNKTRELQDLVLVSPMGVSKLMDLLTDSREVIRNDVLLLLIELTKGNSNIQKIVAFENAFDRLFEIVREEGCSDGGIVVEDCLILLLNLLKNNSSNQQFFKEGSYIQRLAPMFELAQDTEELGWSPQKVSNFHCLLQVVRALVTPSNQQLVVTACQRVMQKSRLLHALCEILMSSGVPADILTETINAVAEVVRGDRDNQDELGRVMAPSSPPRPAIVVLLMSMINEKQLLALRCAVLYCFECFLYRNADGQRAVVQTLLPSSTSDVSALSTGQLLCTGLFSTDALANWFSAVALMHTLVENVALKEELLRVLLATPGGQRPITLLEQCCNLMQQERYRLQSKVGLLMLLSLWLAHCPGAVKALLETQGTMAYLTAQLCSNEHDEREFLVQGMCAFLMGLCIQFNDNSLPGQKREDISQLIIKRIGQESFCSKLGEVSRHEAYSRACKQAQIRAKSAGELLLDYEYCKLYKGLEALIAKLVSGFDVDGIELTELTLSSEASALVSQYKGIIRGMDAQIQTLQQSSKELEQENAKLKEKLNEEENLKAQLSDQNTLLKAQLGATGQVNVVQGQVTETPAPSEEELNAARYQANMYFAENIRLTKELETLRQQLAAERQRADAAQESLAATQKDQEDLLELLADQEAKLTRFEETTTTTLTAAHPNHISGEAPAVTTVPLDESPIPSGTASR; via the coding sequence ATGGAGTTCCTGAAGAGTGGCATCAAGACGGTGCTGGGCGGCACGGAGCCGGGCCAGCAGCCAAGTGCCGCCGAGACGGTAGAAAAGCTGGTCGATCGCGTCTACTCCTCCACCCTGCTGGAGGATCGTCGCGACGCATGCCGGGCACTGAAGGCGTTGTCCCGCAAATACCGGATCGAGGTGGGCGCCCAGGGCATGCCGCCGCTGGTCCAAGTCCTGCAGAACGATGGCCAGGACGCGGAGATAATAAGCTATGCCCTGGACACGCTCTGCAATGTGGTAACGAGCGAGGAATTCGACGAGGAGGCCGATAATCCGACGGTGTCTGTCAACGTGGGCGAGCAGTTCACGGAGATGTTCATCAAGACGCCGGAGCACGTAACCCTGGTGATGGGTTACCTCGACGAGTACGATTTCCGTGTGCGCCGGGCCGCCATCCAGCTAATTACATCCCTCATCTCGAACAAGACGCGCGAGCTGCAGGATCTTGTGCTGGTCAGCCCGATGGGGGTGTCCAAGCTGATGGACCTGCTCACCGACAGCCGCGAGGTCATCCGCAACgatgtcctgctgctgctgatcgaGCTGACCAAGGGCAACTCGAATATCCAGAAGATCGTGGCCTTCGAAAACGCTTTCGACCGCCTATTCGAGATCGTGCGCGAGGAGGGCTGCTCCGACGGCGGCATTGTCGTCGAGGACTGCCTAATCCTGCTGCTGAACCTGCTCAAGAACAACTCCAGCAACCAGCAATTCTTCAAGGAGGGCAGCTACATCCAGCGCTTGGCGCCCATGTTTGAGCTCGCCCAGGACACCGAGGAGCTCGGCTGGTCGCCGCAAAAGGTCTCCAACTTCCACTGTCTGCTGCAGGTGGTCCGGGCCTTGGTCACGCCCAGCAATCAGCAGCTGGTGGTGACCGCCTGCCAGCGCGTCATGCAAAAGTCCCGTCTACTCCACGCCCTCTGCGAGATTCTCATGAGCAGCGGCGTTCCGGCGGACATACTCACGGAAACGATCAATGCCGTGGCCGAGGTGGTCCGCGGCGATCGGGATAACCAGGATGAGCTGGGACGCGTTATGGCGCCAAGCAGTCCGCCCAGGCCCGCCATCGTAGTCCTGCTAATGTCCATGATCAATGAGAAGCAGCTCCTGGCCCTGCGCTGTGCCGTTCTCTATTGCTTCGAGTGCTTCCTTTACCGCAATGCCGACGGCCAGCGGGCGGTGGTGCAGACGCTACTGCCGTCTAGCACCTCGGATGTGAGTGCTCTGTCCACGGGACAGCTCCTTTGCACCGGCCTCTTCTCCACGGATGCCCTGGCCAATTGGTTCTCGGCCGTCGCCCTGATGCACACCCTCGTGGAGAATGTGGCCCTAAAGGAGGAGTTGTTGCGCGTCCTACTGGCCACTCCCGGTGGCCAGCGACCCATTACGCTTTTGGAGCAGTGCTGCAATCTTATGCAGCAGGAACGGTACCGGTTGCAAAGCAAGGTGGgcctgctgatgctgctcaGCCTTTGGCTGGCCCACTGCCCGGGCGCGGTAAAGGCGCTGCTCGAGACGCAGGGCACCATGGCCTACCTGACCGCCCAGCTGTGCTCCAATGAGCACGACGAACGCGAGTTTCTCGTCCAGGGCATGTGCGCCTTCCTCATGGGCCTGTGCATCCAGTTCAACGACAACTCTCTGCCCGGACAGAAGCGCGAGGACATCAGTCAGCTCATCATCAAGCGCATTGGCCAGGAGAGCTTCTGCAGCAAGCTGGGGGAAGTGTCGCGCCACGAGGCCTACAGCCGGGCCTGCAAGCAGGCACAGATCCGTGCCAAGTCCGCCGGCGAGCTGCTGCTCGACTACGAGTACTGCAAGCTGTACAAGGGACTGGAGGCACTGATTGCCAAGCTGGTCAGCGGCTTCGATGTGGACGGCATCGAGCTGACAGAGCTCACGCTCAGTTCGGAGGCATCTGCCCTGGTCTCCCAGTACAAGGGCATAATCCGGGGCATGGATGCCCAGATCCAGACGCTGCAGCAGTCTTCCAAAGAGCTGGAACAGGAGAATGCCAAGCTGAAGGAGAAACTCAACGAAGAGGAGAACCTCAAGGCTCAGCTCTCGGACCAGAATACGTTGCTTAAAGCCCAGCTGGGTGCCACGGGTCAGGTGAATGTGGTGCAGGGACAAGTGACGGAAACTCCAGCCCCAAGCGAGGAGGAACTGAATGCCGCTCGCTACCAGGCGAATATGTACTTTGCGGAGAACATTCGTCTGACCAAGGAGCTGGAGACGCTGCGCCAACAGCTGGCGGCGGAAAGACAGCGGGCAGATGCAGCGCAGGAATCACTGGCAGCCACGCAAAAGGATCAGGAGGATCTTCTCGAGCTGCTGGCCGATCAGGAGGCCAAGCTTACGCGTTTCGAGgagacgacaacgacaacttTGACGGCTGCTCATCCAAATCATATTTCCGGCGAGGCGCCTGCCGTGACTACGGTTCCTTTGGACGAGAGTCCCATACCCAGTGGCACTGCCAGCAGATAA